A window of Sphaeramia orbicularis chromosome 8, fSphaOr1.1, whole genome shotgun sequence genomic DNA:
TACTCTCGATTTTCATGtgatattttcagatttttatatAATCAAACTTCTGTTTCTCCTCAGAGGATGAAGATTTCTCCATCCTCCTGAAGGCTCTTAAAGGTGAGACTCTGAtctgaaactgaacccaaaaaCATCCCATCTGTGTCACAGCTTCTCAtgttgaatgtgtttgtgtttttattacagaatATGAAGCTGTGGTCAAAGGAGGAGCTCCGTTACCGTCTTTAGTCTGCGTCATCACAGGTCAGATCCTCACTGACCGACAGTGCCTTTAATATTTAATGAATTACTTAAatatttttcactctatttaacagAGTTTTAGAGGCAACAGACACTATTGGGTGGAGCTGAGACCAGAAAATATTAGTTTAATTTGAAATTATGAGTTGGAGTCGTCTATGATCTGAAAAGGAGCTAAAAATGTCAATTAGTCTCTGAGAtgtaatagattagattagattagattagattagattagattagaggtgaaactgattaatcgactcaaagtgatccaaaaaaatcattcaaccacagttctcctgaatcttcagctttgtttccttcatttctctgctgttaaacattggttccactgttgtgtttcacacggacgcttattgtgacgcacaaagaagcttcaattcaggaaaactgacacagaatatttcccttcaattaattcgagtcgattaatggaATCAGGAATGTTTGCATTCACTTCAAATTCCTAattgattaattggttgcagctctagattagactagattacattagattactttACATTACATTCGATtcgattacattacattacattagattgcattacattacattagaatagattagattagagtagattagattacattagattagattacattagattagatagagcTTTACTGGTGCCTTGGGCAGAACCCTCACAGAAatgaaggttccagtagcagcacaacaccaaatatacagatgtaagaaatattacaagacaaaaaggaaagaaaataatagaAGTTTAAGTAATGATGTTTATCTTTCAACATACGCTCCGTTTAGGTTACTACACTTCTGTAAGCGCTGATGCCaccctttaagtccatctgtgtcaAACTGAGGACCATGTGATTTAAACCACGTCAAAGCTAGCTTCTGTTTCcatgaactttttgaagccccctcacaGTCCAGTTCTAACGTCATGTGCGTGGATCAGGCCTCTGTAAAGAAACCTTACAGTTTTTACCTTCAGATGTAGATTCTTCACcgcctgtttgtttgtgtgtttgtttgtttgcatccaTGTGTAAATGAAGGTGTTTTCAAAGGCCTTCCTCTCTTGTCTGAGCAGGTAAAGGTCCTCAGAAGGAACACTACAGGAAACTGATCGACTCTCTGCGTTTCCAACACGTACAGATCTGTACTCCGTGGCTGGAGGCCCAGGACTATCCCGTCTTATTGGGTAAAAGTCAAACGACGTCACCGCTTCCACTGCACACGTGTCCCTAAAGTCTGGACACTAAGGAGAAGTAACATTTTCAGGAGAAGATgaactcgatggcaatcacagaTAGAATACACGTGACTGAACGCATAAACAGTGAACGCACTAAAATCAACAGTAATATCAATTTCATGTGAATCTTGCAAAGTGCATCAACCTTTGCATCACAAGTGATAGAAATCATACTGGAGatgaaaaaatcaataaaaataatcaggaaaataaacaaaacatcaaGAAAGTggacagaaaattaacaaaataattaataaaatctacaaattaacaaaaaaaagtcaaggaaatagacacaaatgaacaacttgaatAAAATCATCAggaaatgaacataaaataaacaaagtggacagaaatctacaaaataatgaataaaaagtcAAGGAAATGGACACATGAATGCACAGATTATTTCTCTGATGTGCTGTTTTAGTTCTGGTCtgtttttattgtagttttgtttcatttttgttcagatttttcagaccagACCTGAACCTGTTGTTTCTTTTGGACATAGTCAAACCTGTCTtcagtgtgtgcgtctgtgtttgtccttcaggTTCGTCAGACCTCCGGCGTTTGTCTCCACATGTCGTCCAGTGGGTTGGATTTACCCATGAAGGTGGTCGACATGTTCGGCTGCTGTTTACCCGTCTGTGCCATCAACTTCAACTGGTGAGCACTGgatatggatttatttatttatttactttacttagttatttatctattaactttatttgaccaggaaaaaatcccattgagattaagaagcTCTTTTACAAGGGAGCCTTGgccacaaatacaaaacacagtcATAAGATCACACTgttaaacacaaataacacacacattttaacaataaatagtgagaaaaaaattatatttacgaGCAGATTACGAAAAGCAAGTGCCTCAAACGACTCTCAGTTTGAGTCTGTTATATTTAAACATGAGAACGTATCATGATCTGATCTGATCCAGGGGTGTCTacatacggtccgtgggccaaaactgaacCCTGGTCTAATCTGACtcttctgttttcttcagtttacatgAGCTGGTGCAAACACGAGGAGAACGGTCGGTCTTCAGAGACTGGCAGCAGCTGGTGGATCAGCTCCAGGTCAGAGTTTAGCCCTTTCTGTCCTGTTTCTGTCCTGTTTCTGTCCTGTTTCTGTCAGCTGTTTTCTGAATCTGCGGTTTGACCTCCGTCTGTCACCGTCTCCAGTCTCTTCTGTCAGATTTCCCCAGTTCAGACGGCAGACTGGGCTCGTTCAGGAGGAACCTCCGAGCCAGCAGGGGGCAGCGCTGGGACGACAACTGGGACCAGAACGTCCTGCCTCTGATCCGCAGTCAGTGAAATGAAGAGGGAAGGCTGGGTCTGATGTAGGTACAGTTTTATTATAGACAGAGACAGAAATGATAGGGAAGTTACTGAAGAAGAAAGTATGGAGAGTGGAGGGTTTCCACAGAACAGACAGGATGTGACAGACTGTAAAAGCCCAGAACTCACCGAATGTACCTGCACACAcatcatattttaatattaaccctaaagacccacaactattatgtgacaacttccaaatgaattttatccccatttattacaatattatcctcttcattttgcatttttcagtgacagtcgagtattttccaatattaaattcactgattgCGTTGATGTTCATTataactcagagtaaattcagtggtttttatatcaaaacagagaaaactgaggaaaaagcgaCTTAATCAGCAACttcaacccagtgtgtccatccactgttatcgatccaactccatgggttttactaataaatcagtgttgtagaagatgacggtgtttccatggtaactatagaaactctgaatgtccaacactggaaaaatccaaatcttaccaaatgtatttttctcatttctagtcaaaatatgtcatcacacttaaaataagacagaatcatctaaagagtaacttttcagtgagatataagaactgatttttagacaattgatcttgaaaagttccattggcagattttttgcttgaattaagcaaaaaaaaatcttgaattaagcaaaaaaatctgccagggaacaagtgaaaattatcttggtaagatttctttgaaataagattttccagatctattgtctaaaaataattctacatctcactgaaaagttgctctttaggcgattatgtcttattttaagtgagatattcttgactagaaatgaggaaaaacaactTGGTAAGATTGGATATTTCTCCAGtgaaatggatcatatctgatgacatgaaaagatgataaactggatTCTAcagcaattattgacatgtattgataagattagtggatcaacaggtattaaaacatttatatcagtagtggttttggtcgccagggatgtttttaggtctttatgggttaaaattaatcATGGTTCAAAATGGTTAAAGAAATGAGTGAGCTTATGTGAAGAATTGACAAAGATCGGTTGTCTTAGTAACTGAAAAGGAAAACTTGACAGTATGTGGTGGGattaataaacattaatgttactGATATTCCGAGCCTGTTTAAGGAAAGAAATGTCATTTAAAGATGAAGTTTATTTTTCTATCTGGGGAGAATTTCATGTCCAAACTTTCATTTTTTAGTTTCTGACTCTTTAAAACAGGTTTGTACTGCAGTGAATTCTGGGTAAATTAAAGTCTTAACAATGTCTGCTGACTGCTACGGCTAAAATTAAAGGCTTAGGTTGAGGTTAAGGtggtcaaatgtacaaaactcTTCATTCCAGATGTTTTTCCTCCATCAGAGCACTTGAATGTATAAAAAACTATGTGATACTGATGTACATTTGTAAATAAATCTTTATTGTTCTACAGTTTAGTCATTTTATGTACAGTTTGATCATTTCTATAACGGAGACTCGGTTGTAAGGAAACACATGTCGGACTGGATCTGTGATCACATGATGGCTGATTCCTGCGTTTTCTgttaaaaaacaagaaacaagagAAGTCAGATAAGATTAGACAGACAGTAAAGAGCATCTCAGTATTCAACAGACAGATTAACAGCATCTTACTGAAACATTAAAGAGTCCATATGAGGTATTTttactttgaaatattaaaaaaatacctaaaattatcattacggTGTTTAGAATGAAgcgctgtgaagttctgccaaagatgccaattcattggattatagagatatgaaGTGAGTTTATTTCCagtgaaaaccatggaaaatgggtaaATATCAGCTTTgagattaaactattatgagctatttttgttggtatcattatacttgtccaaacaaatggacctttagttttaccaggcattaaaatgaacaagaaatgggagaaaacaagggctggtctaagaatttttttccgtgactgtatttgttGTGCTTAAAATACTTTgttttttgggggattttttttttacaaatttttgttttcatcttgagTTCCGTTTTATTTGCGTGTCTAAAATGAGTTCTAGTTGTGACAGATGTGGCTCAGACCCTTCCTCACCCAGCTGCTGTTTGAAGCTGCTGTAGGTGTCTGGGTTTCTAACAGTGGAGCAGATCAGGACGTCAGGAGACGAACCCTTCAGGACCCTGGACAGCAGCTCCACCAGACTGACCACGATGTCCGGGTCATAGACGACATCTGCCAAAAGACGGAGAAAACCCAACGAGGTGAGAAGACGACAGACAAAGAGGGTTAGTCTACGTCCAAAAGAAGTGAAAAGGGATCGACTCTGACCTGCAGCGATGACCGTATCTGCTCCGAACGCCCTCAGCTGCTCGTCCGTCACCGTAGACCAGTCCAGTTCCTCCACTCGGACCGTCTGCTCGTCCAGTCCGTTCAGATCCACGTTGTCTCTGAGCTTCTGCAGGACGGTGGGGTGACAGTCACTGAACACGTACGTGGACGGTTGACAGGATCGACAGATGGCGATGCCGGTCAAACCCACACCGCTGCCCAGCTCCAGAACAGTCCTGAAAGACGACGGAGCAGGAGATGAGACACTGAGTTCAGGACGAACATGGAAAACAACTGTCCTCATTACAGCGATACGGCAGATATTTCAACTTTACTGAGGAATAATAAACTGGTACTCTGATATTCTATGGTTTAtagaacataataataatgacttttagagctgaaacgattaattgattaggtgtttgaagcgaatgcaaaaattcatgattcgattaattgactcagcttgattgaagggaaatattctatgtcagttttcctgaattgaagcttctttgtgcgtcacaataagcatccgtgtgaaacacaacagtggaaccaatgtttaacagcagagaaatgaaggaaacaaagctgaagattcaggagaactgaggttgaatgatttttttttttttttaatcactttgagtcgattaatggtTTCAGCTCTAATGACTTTGcagatatttcattcattttatgggtattttaatgaACAGTGAACAAATGGAACCTCTTAAATATGCAAAGAGTTTTAATCATTTTGGCCGCCTTTGTGCATAAAACAGTGTGTGCGCTGTgtgaggttctggttctggttttgctGATACCGGCCCCTGAAGGTCTGCTGGTGGTCCAGAGCCCACTCTGTCAGGTGGAGGGCGGCCTCCCATGTGACCAGACCGGTGGTTCCCCCTGAGATCAGAGCCACGCTCTCCGACAGGCTGACAGCTGCACCACACGGCTGAGGAACAAAGATACAATCAGTTAAAgtcagagaagaaaagagaacagaacagaatatgcTCATTCCCCAAATGTGGGAATCTCGACTGCATATCTGGTAGTGGAGGACTGTGTTCAAGCTCTccttagaaaaaagaaaaggaaagaaaaaaatagaatagaaccgaCATTATATTTGACTGAATCCAAAAGTTTATTTACATTAAGGAGGAAAATTTTAGACTGAATCCACACAAATAGTCATGAAAGTATTTGGGTATACTGTCATTAATTCTTATCACACTGGATGAAGTGACTTTCAACAAAGTAGAATAGCCTTGTTCCTGGAAAATAATATTTTTGCCTAAAAAGGCAAATTTACTTTACAATAAGTATGTAATTTATGGAATTAGTTGGATACAATAATATATAACTTTTTTGATAAGGTATCCCAGCCAACATTGAGCTACATTTACCcttaaacagacagacaagaaagGAAACGGTGCCGTTCATCATAACTTAAACTTTTAGCTTTTCTCTCATGTATCTGCAAAAAAATATCCATAAATTTCAATAAACAGACTAGAATCATATATCTATATAATGTTTGACAGTTACAAGAAGCTCCTTTTGTTGTCGTTCTAAGTAGAAGGTTCTGACATAACTCACCTACTTCCAAATGCacggagaaagaaagaaaactcacCACAGGTCAAAAACTTCAGGAACAGCATTCATTTATGatttatgaatagaatagaatagaatagaatagaatagaatagaatagaatagaatagaatagaatagaaaggatCTTTTCTGTCACTGGAACAATGAAAATCTATTTACCAGCAAAAACACTTGCAAAAAAAAGACTGTACAAAACtatcacaaaatactgaaaaaaatgttttataatgctactactaatagtagtagtaatagtagtagtatttgtagcagACAGGTTTGTACCAGTAAGTAGGTTTTGTAACACTCTGTGTCCTCCTCAGCTCCTAAAACCTCAGCCAGAGCATCGTACAGCTCATCCAGAGGATCACAGTCTGCCGCCTCCAGCTGTGAAGAAACACAACAAACTGAAGACTGATTTTACACAGGATATGAAACTCTaaaatattatgttattaatattgttaatatgaATATCCGACCCGTCTGATGAGCTCTGAGATGAACAACCTCCTGTATTTAACCGACGGAGGAAACTTCCTGCACAGAGGATGAAAACACGTctgaaaacagccaaaaaacCACACATTAGTCTTTATTAGGACTTAGAGCTGTTTCTATGACTAACTGGAACCAGAACTTACCTGTttcaatatttctgaaattaCTTCTGAGGATTTGTTGCATTCAAGGTCTTTTTCAACAAACTGTAAAAGAAGGAAATGGTTAGATTCAAGTGTCTACGTCCATTCTGCTGTGTTTCAGTTTTGAAATGTGTGTCAGTTTATATGTGAATGGCTTCAAATGGAATAAAAAGGATCGAAACCcattagaccagatccagatctaaacccattagaccagatccagatctaaacccattagaccagatccagatctaaacccattagtccagatctaaacccattagaccagatccagatctaaacccatgagaccagatccagatctaaacccattagaccagatccagatctaaacccattagaccagatccagatctaaacccattagaccagatccagatctaaacccatgagaccagatccagatctaaacccattagaccagatccagatctaaacccattagaccagatccagatctaaacccattagtccagatctaaacccattagaccagatccagatctaaacccatgagaccagatccagatctaaacccattagaccagatccagatctaaacccattagaccagatccagatctaaacccattagaccagatccagatctaaacccatgagaccagatccagatctaaacccattagaccagatccagatctaaacccattagaccagatccagatctaaacccattagaccagatccagatctaaacccatgagaccagatccagatctaaacccattagaccagatccagatctaaacccattagaccagatccagatctaaacccattagtccagatctaaacccattagaccagatccagatctaaacccatgagaccagatccagatctaaacccattagaccagatccagatctaaacccattagaccagatccagatctaaacccattagaccagatccagatctaaacccaTTAGACTATAGATACACTGGACCAGGTCTAATTCTGTCTATTAAACTATAACTTTAAAGAAAATGGACATTTCACTATTGTTTCACAtctagaccacatcagaccaggttCAGATCCAAAACCACTATAGACTGTTGGAATCTGGACTAGATGATCCCAGAGACACTGAAGATGTGACACATTTATTCTAATGAAAGAAAGACTTTCATCTGCCTGAGTGGGAGTCTTGGACTTAGGTTTGactcatattttaatggtttgattttgaaaaaatatatatataaaaaatacatgtacatattttttctctacttccagaccaaaccagaacaggtccaggtccaggtccaggtccaggtccagcagAAAACTACACATTTCTCACAGTTCCTTCTTTCTTTTCAAATGTCTTAataatcttttctttttctcaccgTCCAGGGAAAAGAGGCCAGACGACTCATAGCGAAGAAAGGCGTCTGAAAATCCCGTAAAATATCCGGGTTTTCTCCCCTGGTTCTGTCTGAGGTTCGGTTCTGCTGCTCGGTGCTCATCTTcaacatgtgtttgtttacttccGGTCTACCCAGAAGGCAGCGCGGTCGTATAACCTTCTGGGtagtgtagttttgtttgttataCGCTATCATTGTTAATTTCATGTAGTTTAATATAGAGCTGGAATAATCCGTTTTAATTAAATTAATCTACGgttattttcataaattatgttattgttttttttttaagaagacaAAGTCCATATTCccttattccattttttgtgatAATTTTCTGGTTTAAACAGAATATATTTAAGTTATAACAAGACAAGACATATTTGGTTTTGGGAAACACTGAACaaagttttctgacattttatattttaaacaacaaataattgaatcaagaaaacaacagattactCAGCAATGAAAATAATCATCATTTGCAGACCTGcttccaaaaaataaatattttgtgtttcatGGATGATGACGTGTCTTGCTGATTTAATGCCACTCAATAAAATACACATAACAATAATCTATCTATATGTGTTCTTTAGGTGCTAACTGTAAATAGAAGTGGTGTTTGGTTGATGAAGTGTCTGATTAGCAggatgtttttgttcttttcggTCTGTTGGAGTTTTGTCCCGCCCTTTTCTTGCTGTGTCACTGCAGAAGGAGATAAATCTGTTAACAGTTGGGACAACTCCTCACTCACCATCAACTGACTCATCACAGGTAAGTGGGCAGAAcacatttttactattatttttttacagttaatATGTGAAATAAAGATACTGTATAAATAAGTGTCCAGTAAATGTATCAATACATACAGTGAAATCATTTACAATTAAAAGGTTTTCAGGTATTATCAGGAAAATTCAGTAAAGTATGTGAAGTAAAATCTTACAAAGTGAGAGTAAAATCCTTggcagtgttttgtttttatataatatacCTTTGGATCCATGTCACTGCTGAATTTAAGTGTATTTATGCTGTACTCATTTAGACTTTTTTCAGCTTGGTGATGATTTATTGACTTAAAAAAGGAAAGCTGACACTCAAGTCAATAAGGAAAGTCTTCTATCTTTCATTTTTTATCACAATCACATTTTGAGGTTTGATTTCACTGGATGAAAACATCAAGTACAGCTGCTTCCAATTACTTCTATACCTCAGTAAAACTTCTTACAACACACCACTAGTGTGAACATATAATCAAAGCTATAATATCCTGCACAAAAACAGCATTATAAAGTCATAAAAGGTGCATTATTACATATGATGTGAATGATTAATAATTGAATATATGAATAGTTTAGTTCTGTAAACATATTTGTAAGGTTTTATACACTCTGTGGACCTCACAAGGAATAAGTGGTTCAGAAATTGAATGGGTGTAGTT
This region includes:
- the LOC115423380 gene encoding protein-lysine N-methyltransferase EEF2KMT encodes the protein MLKMSTEQQNRTSDRTRGENPDILRDFQTPFFAMSRLASFPWTFVEKDLECNKSSEVISEILKQTCFHPLCRKFPPSVKYRRLFISELIRRLEAADCDPLDELYDALAEVLGAEEDTECYKTYLLPCGAAVSLSESVALISGGTTGLVTWEAALHLTEWALDHQQTFRGRTVLELGSGVGLTGIAICRSCQPSTYVFSDCHPTVLQKLRDNVDLNGLDEQTVRVEELDWSTVTDEQLRAFGADTVIAADVVYDPDIVVSLVELLSRVLKGSSPDVLICSTVRNPDTYSSFKQQLENAGISHHVITDPVRHVFPYNRVSVIEMIKLYIK